The stretch of DNA ttttccaatcaaattttttttcatcacataactccaataagagtaactttgtccattgaggtgaacactaacagtttaaagagaatcatccttaacatcagccataacaaataatgacaagAAAATACGataaacacaatcactgagacaaaataaattatggaTAACTTGGTgttgtgcgagcacgatttctccctctccaAATGTCGTTTCGCCAATCCGACcattgaagacgaagacctaaaTGTTGCGAATCTTCTTTCCAAAAATCAGTATGATCCAATGGTTAACGAATGcacaatcgatgtttttctgagactgatttaacaaaatcgggaatagggttactcttctcttttctcttttgttggttgtctttcctatcaaaatagtctctctcttctttacagatcccaaaatcaatcaaagctctttgataccatgttaataatgaaaagaagaagaagatagaCAACAACTCTAGGATTTCATatcatagaatgaaccaaacttaagTTAATAGGATTAAAATGTATATATACAGGAGAAtagaaatatctaaaatacacttactactaatatataataacattatctaacagaAAGATTATGGTATTAATCTTGAAATAGTTCCAATTAAATGCGACAACACTAGTGCTTTCAACCTCCCCAAAAATCCAGTATATCACTCTGGACTAAACACATTGAGCTTAAGAACCATTTTATTAAAGATCATGTTAAAAAGGTGATTGTTTGATTAAGTTTGTGAAACATCTAAACAACTCGCATACAATTTCACCAACCTTATGACTAAGGAAAATTTCTATTTCATTAGAATTGAGTTAGGAATTTTATATTAGTGATGTATTGAGTGATTGAATTTGctgaattatttattatatattttaccGACTTCTGTGTTGTTTGTGCTAACAAGATGCAGATTATGTGTCCCAAATGGTTGAAAAAGAAGCCTTTTATGATGTAGGAAACAAAGCTTTGCATGTTGAACGGTGTGCAGAACATATCAACATAATCGATTATTGATGCATTGAAACAAACACAATCAATGAAGTATGCAACAACACTGCATTCATTAGGCCATAATAATGGACTATACATTAATGCAATAACCGATTAGTGTGACGGTTTTCTCAGAATTCGAAGCGACAACTTCacaatcaattttgaatttcacGCGAGAACAATCAATTATGGATTGCCTTAACCTGTTATGCGAATGGTTTCCACGAGCCAAAACTGTTGGACACTGAATTTATGTGGAAAGTAAAGGGGCTGGAAATCAcaagaaaaaaagtttaaattatgtttttctatttttgaaaatacgTCAAAagtttaactaaaaaatatattcttctatcaaatcatttaagttgcaataaaaacaaatttaaagacaaagattgaatcataaaatatatatatataagagaaatagaaatagagggaaaacatatatttttatattagttcACAACATAATCTTGTTACATCTAGTCCTCTCCTCATATGCCTCAGTACAATTGATCTAGTCCTTCCCTTATATGCCTCAATACAATTGACGATGTAATTCActatttctataataaaatacaagTATTGTTTACTCTACCTCCTTAGGCtttgaatttttcatttatacttttcttttgatgtgtgCTTGGCTTTTTCATAATTCTTTCTTTAATAAAttcctttttttattctctCTCACACACTTCTTCTTGAATAGAGAGAAGAAGTATTCGTTGAAAATGTTACCGTTGGAAATCGTCAATCACCATTTAGAGAACATTTATCTTTaagatgtatatatatatatatatatatatatacctttaTACATATTCATGATTGATTATGTACATCTTCAATTTAAGAGGACATATCTGAAAGGATGTAACTATTATAGGATGTCACAAAGATTTTCAAACAATTAACAAATTCAAGAAGTTGACTAGAGGATAAACAAGTTTGTCTTGTTTAGAGCGTTGATTTTTTTCAGAGCGATTACTCCATCATTGTATTGATAATCTTGAGTTTTGTCTTTTTATCAGAGTCAGATGATACAATGCTTGACATAGTTATGAGAGACACACAGTTATTTTTCTTGACATACTTATCAGTGGATAACAATCATTTTACTTGACAAACTTATCAGTGGAAGACAATCATTTTGCTTGAAATACTTATGAGAGGCAGACAATCATTTTGTTTGACATACTTAAAGAGACAAATCGTCTCATAAGTACTTGAAAAAAGCTAACACTACCAACTTATCCATTTTGACCGACCCACACGATGTTGGAAACTCTATGCTAATTGCTCGAAAAATGCCTGTAGAATATCGACTACTACACTACGCATTGGTCAAATCACTTTTTCCCAGACGCAATAACTTTTCTCAACTCTATAGTTTGATGTAGTTCTTCTGAGGATTATACTAAACAATCGTCAAGTAAATTGGGACTTACTGGAATATATGTGTGAGATAGACACATTAGGATCCCTACCATATGGTCATATCGTCACTAAAATTATGTTCGTTACTGATCTTAATGCTACGTGAAAGAATTATTAGTGGCTATACAAAGAAAGGAGACCGTATCCACTACTAGAAAAAGTACTTTTAGAGATCAAATTTTCGGTCACTAAATGGAGAAAATTGATTACCAAATTCAATAGTGATCAATTTAGTAACCAATTTAAATTAGTAGGTAATCTGCTAGTTGTTAGCTGTTGCGGCGATCGAATTTTGTAAATGAATTTTGTGACCGATTTTGAGATTGAATTAGTGACTAAAGTACGAGACTGATTTAGCAACTACTCTGAATTAATTTTCAATGTCATTAGCGACCAATTTAGAGACAAAATTTGTCACATAAAtggttatttttattaaatatttgatcacCAATTCCATCTTTAAATATtagcgttttttttttaaatacattacTTTAATGTCCAAAACaacaattaaaacaattttgaaattgttttcaataTCTAAAAATTTCATACACCAAAAGAATTTAAAAGCATTAATCATATCAATTTATATAACTAAAGAACATAATATAATTATGTAATATTTTGAAGTACACAAAATAATacagataaaattttagtttaaacataatatatttagtcATAACAAATTGCAACATATTGCTTCTTCAGATTAACTTATTACTATCCATCTAACTATTCATCACCATGATCGCGGGCATCATGATCACCATTCTCATCATCATTATCACCAATCTCATCTTCATGAATTTGATATCTAGTATATGACATGAGTTTAAAGTTCAAGCTATTCATCAGTTGTTTTGTCAAGTGGTTATTGCGCTCAACTGATCTGTTTGTATTAGCCAATTTCGCTCGAAGTTCAAGCTATGCATCAGTATACCCTTTCCGACTAGGATTTAGCTTATTATACATCCAACTATGACGTTGGCGGATATCCATTTTCTATAATATCATTAAGCAAAGGctatacattataattaacaatttttaaacttaaatatcTACCAagaagacaaaataaaataaaccattTGAGTAATTAACCATCATACTTCGTAAGCATATGTATACACTTGTATTTTCATAGATAATATGCAATTTCACATGTTGTTCCAGAATTACAGAATGATTCGTTGCAGAATGCCTATACATAATGaagcataataaaaaaattacatttccaAAAATCGAATGCCTATTCCAGCCTCTTTGCTATTCCAGAATTATAGAATGCCTATATAGAATGaagcataataaaaaaaaattaaaaaattagaaattaacaGCAGAAGTAAACAAAATGAGTAAGATGTGTTTGCCTTAATAGTCAATACTATTAatgtgttaaattaataaaatagaaaaatatatggcTGAAACATTGGATATATAtcagttaattttttattttgtctaaGGAATTCATAATAACTAGCAAGACAGAGACACTACAAATGCTAACACATATATTATACAGTCGAAATTACTCAATATGTCGTATACCAACAATTATATAGTTATGTACCTAACAAATTAAACTAAAAGATAATGGAAGGGTTTGAGGAAGATTTTTACCATAAGTGATAAACCAGGTCTTGGAATATAGTTTTGCACAAGAAAGTATTGATAAATTAGTACTGTTAtcatctatatttatttatatatagaaccaatttatatttttatttatatatttattaaactttatatatttatttattcattaaaatttatttttattaatataaaattttctcaTTCCATATAGACGAAATTCTCAAacaatctatttttattttctttatctataaaactgttatttttattaaattgtaatgtgaataaaataactattttaattatgtgaatTGATATGATTATAATATGTGaatatatgaaaattataaatacatatttttgtttgtaaaCATTACAAGTTAATTatactaacaaaaaatatatttaaaaataaaataaataataaaagacattttgaaataacaaaataattaactaaaaatatattagaagatatatttataattgtgatatATTCATAGAGaaactaaattatataataaactaaaaaattaaatttaaaaaaaaattaatttataactaataaaaaatattatatacaattttggaacaaaaataattttattatttaaaacatattttgaatttaaacaaataacttaataataatgttttaaaataatatagtgaATATTTTTTGTGATATTGAGTTTTGTTTtagcattaaaaaaaaaatgtgagtgTGGTTCAcataatatcttttattatttttgtaatatatgTACATAAAAAGAAGAgacaaagaaaaatagaaaaatacaaataaataaatgaaaaaaaaattaaaatctataatGTTTCTCAGTATAAAgcttttattaattgatttataagtattcttttaaaaaaaaaaaaaacgttattaaattttatgtgattatttataaaaattcaagtatttgataaataatagatatataatatataaatgtaatgAAATTCAAATGtttacgattttttttttctatgtaaCATATATATTCATTGTTACATCACACACATGATTCCAAGAGCCATGTTTAATACACCAAGAATGAAGGAGAATGAATTATCATGATACatgtcaaattaaaatatttctaaaaaataaattttcttatatatatatatatatatatatagaatgaattatattaaaataatataaaatatacacaatTGATATATCTAATactgaaaattaatttttgttttacttgttatttctttaattaaaatttgtaacacctaaatttataacttaaaagtaaaaattttaaattgtagatAAATTTCAAACTTAAATTCTTGATCAGAATTTAGGAGTACTCGTGTTtgatcgattttttttttctatgtaaCATATATATTCATTGTTACATCACACACATGATTCCAAGAGCCATGTTTAATACACCAAGAATGAAGGAGAATGAATTATCATGATACatgtcaaattaaaatatttctaaaaaataaattttcttatatatatatatatatatatatagaatgaattatattaaaataatataaaatatacacaatTGATATATCTAATactgaaaattaatttttgttttacttgttatttctttaattaaaatttgtaacacctaaatttataacttaaaagtaaaaattttaaattgtagatAAATTTCAAACTTAAATTCTTGATCAGAATTTAGGAGTACTCGTGTTTGATCTTTGATTATATATCACCATCATAGTatgcaaaaaaatttaataaaaatgttatttaggaaaaaaaattaaaaaaactatatatattattcttaaatgaagttaaaaaattaaaagtatacgaactaaaaaacaaaaaatacttgTTATATGAAAGAGTCAAATATAAaagtattataattaaatttcaattttataatctCTTTATCTCATTAATATATCTATATTTTATCTctctaatatttttctttttatgctCACAATAGAGatgcaaaatataattttgacgTTTGTTATTTATAAGGAAGAGGCCTAACAAGAAGGAAGCTCATAAGGTGTGAAAATCAAAATCAGCTTTATTTAAGCTAGATAAATGGTTCAACACACTATTTTTCAGCCTTTACTACACAATGATTACACAACGGCATAATACTAACTGGCTCGTGTGACCAATCTTATCGGTGCATGAATGATTAATGGGACGGAATGCGGTATTTGTTTACgtctaattttttctttttaagagtTTTAAGTCGAAAAAAACAACTGAATTTTATATAAGTCAAAACCATCAAAGATGAACTGAAATTAGTCGAGGATGATGCTATCAAGTCTTGTAGATTCCATTTTAACTTAACATGTGAATAGTTAAAAATCCTTTGGTTGAAAAACAATGTTTCTTCCTAAAACATCATTTGaagcaaaaaaaataattctttgaaaGCTTGAGCCGTTTCCTCGGGTAACAAAATACAAGTTTTTTCCATTGATTTAGAACACAACTTGTATTTTAAAgaaacaattttaatatttaatttaaaataaaacaattctcaaaccaataaacaataaaaaatagtcCCAGTTTTGTTATGCAGAAAAGGCAAttaggaaggaaaaaaaatacaaaataatagcAAATTATGTAGAAAGAAGTGCACAGCTGACTAATATATATAGAAATgcaatatttaaaatgtttaaatgAATGATGGGTTTCGGTTGGACATCACCAAGGCAAGACAATATGCAGCCCTTTCTAAGTTGatgtataaaatatttctacTTTGTAAACGAAAGGATAACACCCACTTTCTTTTtgtgaaaaaacaaaatattaaataggcCAAAAAGTGAAAGTAGGCTTTCAATAAACTTTAACAAACATTTGAGGATCTTTCGTGATGATTACCCTTGCTATATCTTCTTAGCCTGCatggaataaataaatatttgatcatAATCACCATATAATTTCATCAATGATATGAATATAATTATAAGGATCACAATTTTAGCAAAATGATTACCCGCTGCTTTTTTGCAAATTGAGAGAAGGACAACTAAAACAGCTAGACCCCCAAACACTCCAACAATAATTGCAACTGATTTCCCCACCTCGTCATTGTTGTGGGAATCTGCACAAAACACCAAGTTGGATTAAAGCATTGAGAACTATATACTCACACCATCAAAACTACTTTAGAATAGGCTTTCAAAACTATGTTAGtgaatataattcaattttataaaactgAATTGCAAATTGAAAGATGTATAtaatctaaattattattaaagtcATATCCCGTCATAATACTGGAGACTACTTAATCTTAGACTCcgaataatatcatttatatatGGTTAAAAATTACGGATGCGGTCACGATTGTATTTACGTTGtaaacttttatattatattgtagtaaaatacaagaaaatatggTTGATGTTATTTTAGTTGCAGCTATAATATTATTACATACACTTCAAAATTCGAAAAATATATTGTTACTGCAATTATGGTTAAAGATGCAATTTATGGTCATgattgataattaaaaaatgttaagtGTAGGAATTCAAGACATCAAATTGAGTTATGGGTCACAATTTCAATTATGCTACGCACCATGATTTGTTGAGTCAAATTACCGAGAAAAAAATGAGGTCAATGCAATGAAAATTGTGATTGCAATGTCACTGTGAACAATTGTAGAACATTTAAATTGTAGTTGGGGACCAAAATTTAGAAGTATGGGAGGAAATCAATAGAGAATATAACTTTTTATTGTTAGGGTTGAAAGGATGGAAATCACATTCTATGTTGTCTTCtttttaatacaatttgttGCTTTATCCTAAAACAAAAAGCTAGTTGAAGGTGAAGAATATAGAATGTGATACTTACAAAGGGTattcaatttcaagaaaaaagaataaagacGAATGGCACAAAGGTTCATTTTCCCAAATAAAGTGTAAAAGCAAATGTGCTGAATATATGCTTTAGCTCATACAATATTATTGACCATTGAATTTAGCAATTTGTTATAGGTACTTTTGTTTGCTATTTAGACTCTGTTTGgtaccaaaaaaacaaaaacaaaaaagtttcatagcttataataaattttgtttagtaataatcatttatgaatttatagcttataaatttttttgataaaataattcaagtagtttataagtttataatttataggttatcattttttctttcaattttattctcattattataactaaaattatttttttatccattataaattatttattatagttttagataaacaaatttaaaaatttaaacaaataatttatttgtaaatattttatataaatttaaaataattttactaatattgATTTaagtgtataatttaaaataatttatttattagaatttaaaataaataaactagctaagtaaataaataaataaatatatctgattaataaatcatttatttattatttaaattgtttataaataattaaaattttaaagtaattaatattttatttaattattttaatttaaaataaaaaatagataaataaaaaaatatcaaactaacaagttttaaaataaaaaattttaaattactacgTTTAAAGTATTTAagaattaattgataaaatttattttgaattatgattgttcttttataaaattttatattttaaactacTATAACTGCTGATTTTACCAAACATCCAATTAGCTTAACAACTGTAAACTATAAGTTATCAActatatgaattaattttacTAAACAGAGGCCTAGTATTTATACTTCCGTTTCTCTTTTCACTTTTCtacaaaattgaattaattttactaAACAGAGGCCTAGTTGCAATACTTTAAATGAGATTTGGGTGAGGTGAAATACTCCAAAATTGGAAAATCATCTGTATAGAAAACAAGAATGAATCCTCTAATGCGTAATTTATATATTAGAAAGTAATGTATGATCTTAAACaatttaaagaaaacaaaatacataaatatgtttttataatgATAAGAGATTACACGTTACTCTTCCACGTATAAAGTACATATGAGAACATCAATtactataataaatatataaatcaaaatattatgatATAGACGAAAATTCTACAATATTATGTGATCACAagtattattgtttttttagatTGTCATCattatagttatatatattaataaagaaTGATTAATATTCCTTCATTTAcaagtatttaatatttataagatttctttttatatattttttcttaacatatttaatttagattttattgtatcatgaattttaaaattttgagtatCCACCTATCTATATTGTATCACACCCAACTATATATTTAGTTTCGTGGCATGGTGATAATATTTTACCAAAGGATGtgataaaaaaattctcaagtTTTTCTCAAATTGGTATGGAAATGTCTTGGTTTGAATCCAACTCTAAAAATGCAACAGCGTTAAAAATCCTTAAAGGAGAATTTTGTCGTTCATGTAGTCCTACTCAGGTCGAATGATTAGTCACGCAGAGAGGATatgtaattgaaaaaaaataaaattgggaTTTAAATGTACCTGATTCATCATAGTAGCCAGAAGCCCAATACCGAGCATAACATTGTCCCAAGAATACATCAGCTGCAGCTGCTGATCCACATAAACTCTTAAGCTTTCCAACAGCATCAATTAAACAAGATGAACAATCTGATACAATTAAATCACCCACACATTGTGCAAATCCTTGAACTAATCCTGAACTACTCACTCTAAATCCGTTCGCCGTTTGCAAATCCGCAAGAACATCGTCTCTACGCCGAAAGAACTCGACATCACTACTCGCATCTTTACTACATTTCTTGTACCTAATGTTTGTATCCAATTTCCCAAGAAAATCACCACTATGTTCATATCTTAGATAACAACCTTCAAGTTGCAAAGAAGCACCAAGGGAATAAGGACAAACTAAGCTTATTTCATTAACAGCTCTTCCAACACACTTTGAGCAATCAATTGGATGCAAATCACCTCTACATTGGTATAAACCATATACACTTCCTTCTTGTTGTGTTGAGCTTTCGTTTCCAATAGCAAAACTATTGTAAGTAACTTGAGATGATGAACTTGCAACTGAAGATAGAAAGGTGTTAAGGTTTGATTCAAAGAGTGTGTTTGGTTGGTATTTTTCTTCAGAGCAGCTTGCATAGATGGTGATATGAGATCTTGAAGGGTAGCCATGGGAACTAGGAAGTGAAAAAGTGAAAATTAGAAGATAAGAGAGTCTTAGAGCTAATATTATTCTTTGAGTGGTGTGTAGTTGAAGACTACTCAacattttttcttgaaatgtgaacctttgttttagtttttttgtgtGGGTTGGTGATGACAATGAAAGAGTAAGATAGTGGTTCGTTTTTGTGCTTGATAAGTAAAtcctttttgtgttttttttctcCTCAAAATCCTTTTGTGTAAGACTTTTATTTGGTCGGGCATAGAGTATCCACTTTGTCATGAGTCAATGTTCATATagattaataaaacaaatatttctagttatatataaaactattGAGGAAAATATGTCCAACCACTACGtcaaaaataacatttcagTGTTTTTTTTAAGCTTTTTACAGCGCTATAATATCTCGTGGTgttaaaaaaacgttgtaataggtgtATCTTTAAACTagttttacaacgttttttttctttcaaaaaggCGTtgtaatatgaatattttaaaagctctataaatttattttaaaaagca from Cicer arietinum cultivar CDC Frontier isolate Library 1 chromosome 3, Cicar.CDCFrontier_v2.0, whole genome shotgun sequence encodes:
- the LOC101492948 gene encoding plasmodesmata-located protein 8, with translation MLSSLQLHTTQRIILALRLSYLLIFTFSLPSSHGYPSRSHITIYASCSEEKYQPNTLFESNLNTFLSSVASSSSQVTYNSFAIGNESSTQQEGSVYGLYQCRGDLHPIDCSKCVGRAVNEISLVCPYSLGASLQLEGCYLRYEHSGDFLGKLDTNIRYKKCSKDASSDVEFFRRRDDVLADLQTANGFRVSSSGLVQGFAQCVGDLIVSDCSSCLIDAVGKLKSLCGSAAAADVFLGQCYARYWASGYYDESDSHNNDEVGKSVAIIVGVFGGLAVLVVLLSICKKAAG